GCTCCGCGTCGTGAGTCCCGGGTTCTACGCCGCGATCGGGGCGTCGATGCTCCGCGGCCGCGACTTCAGCGACGCCGATACCGGGAACGCTCCGCCGGTCGCGGTGGTCAACGACGCGTTCGTCCGCCGGTATTTCGGCGCGGACGATCCGCTCGGCCGACGCTTTCGGTTCGACGCGTCGTCGCCCCTGATCACGATCGTCGGGGTGTACCGGTCGATCCGTCAGGAGGGGCTCGGGCGTCCCGCCGACCCGGAGATCGACTTTCCGGCCGCGCAGATCGTGCCGGGCAACGAGCTCTACGAATTCGGTCTCGCCCGCACGGTCACCTTCGTCGTCCGGTCGGCGCTTCCTCCCGCCTCGCTCGCCCCCGCGGTGCGGGAGGCGGTCCGGCGGTTCGATCCGGCCCAGCCGGTCTTCGGCTTCCGCACGATGGCGGAGATCCGGGACGACTCGATGGACGGCGACCGCTTCGCGCTCTCGCTCGTGGCGGCGTTCGCCGGAATCGCACTCCTCCTCTGCATCGGCGGAATCTACGGTGTCATGAGCTACTTCGTCGCCCAGCGGACGCGCGACATCGGAATCCGGATGGCGCTCGGCGCGACTCCGGCGAGCATTCTCCGCCTCGTGCTGGGTTCCGCTCTCCTGCTGTCGGGCGCCGGCATCGGGATCGGCCTGGCCGGATCGGTCGCCGCGGGAGGCGTCTTGCGGTCGCTCCTGTTCGGAGTGCGCCCGAGCGATCCCGCGACACTCGGCGCCGCGGCGCTCGTTCTCTTCGGGACGGCGGTCGCGGCGGCTTACGTCCCGGCGAGGCGGGCGGCGAAGGTCGATCCATCCACCACGCTCCGGGCGGAGTGAGAAAGGAACAAGGAGAACATGACCGGCCTCATCCAGGACCTCCGCTACGCCGGGCGCGCTTTCCGGAGACGGCCCGGCTTCACGGCGCTCGCCGTCGCGATCCTCGCGCTGGGCACGGGAGCCAACACCGCGATCTTCTCGGTCGCCAAGAGCGTCCTCGTCGATCCGCTTCCCTATCCCGAGTCGAGCCGGCTCGTCTGGATGACGGAGACCCGCCCCGACGGCTCGGAGATCTCGGTCTCGTATCCCAACTACGTCGACTGGCGCGACCGGAACCGCTCGTTCGAATCGCTCGCCGCGTTCACCGGCTCGAGCGCGACCCTTCCCGGCGATCCCCCCGAGCGCCTCAACGCCCACGTCGTCTCCGGGAACTTCTTCGCGACGCTCCGCGTCCCGGCCCGGCTCGGACGGACGATCGTTCCCTCCGACGACCTGCCGGGCGCGCCGCCCGTCGCCTATCTCTCGCACGCCCTGTGGACGCGCCGCTTCGGCTCCGATCCCGGGATCGTGGGACGCCCGGTCTCGATCGGCGGAGCGATCCGCACCGTCGTCGGCGTGGCGCCGCCCGGCCTCCGCTCCTACGACTACGGAACGGCGGACGTCTGGATCCCGCTCGGGCCTTGGGCGCGCGATCCGGATTCGGACACGCTGATGCGCAAGAGCCACGCCGGGCTGTACGCGATCGGGCGGCTCCGGAAAGGCGCCTCGCTCGCGACGGCGCGCGCGGACATGGATCGCGTCCGTCGGAATCTCGCCGAAACCTATCCGGCGGAGAACGGCAAGCACGGCATCGCGGTGCGGTCCCTCCGAGACGAGGTCGTCGGCGACGTCCGGCCCGCGCTCCTGATCGTCTCCGTTGCCGCGAGCCTGCTCCTGCTGATCGCCTGTGCGAACGTCTCGAACCTCCTCCTCGCGCGCTGGGCCGAGCGACGGCGCGAGATCGCGATCCGGGTCGCGATCGGCGCGGACCGGCGCCGCGTCGTCCGCCAGCTCCTGACCGAGAGCCTCGCGCTCGCCGCAGCGGGGTCCGCCGCGGGGCTCGCCGCCGCGTTCGGGCTGCTGAAGGCGATCGCCGTCTCGCGGACGATCGAGATCGCGCGGCTCGACGAAGTGAGACTCGACGCCCCGGTCCTCGCCGTCCTCGCGGCGGCGACCGTCGCGACCGCGATCCTCTTCGGGCTGGCTCCCGCGCTTCGCTCGGCGAAGACGCCCGAGAGACTCGCCCGGCGCGACGCAGCGGGGCCGGAGCGCGGCCGGCTCACCGGGGCGCTCATCGCCGGAGAGATCGGGCTCTCGCTCGTCCTGCTCTGCGCGACCGGGCTGCTCGCGCGGAGCTTCTGGCGCCTCCTGCGCGTCGATCCCGGCTTCCTTCCCTCCCGCGTGCTCACCGCGCGCCTCGACGCTCCGGACGGTCCGGGGCGAGACGGCCGGGAGGCCGCGTTCTACGACGCGGCGCTCCGGGAAGCGCGGCGCATCCCGGGGGTCAGGGCCGCCTCCGCCGTGAATCCGCTCCCGCTCGGCGGTGCGAACCGTCAGGACGGAATCGTCGTCGAAGGAAGCCCGGAGCCGGCCGCCGAGGACGTGCCGTCGACCGACGTGGCGATCGTCGACCCGGCGTACTTCGGCACGATCGGGATCCCCCTCCTTCGCGGCCGCGGATTTCTCGCTTCCGACGACGCGGACAAGCCGCGCGTCGCGGTCGTCAGCGCGGCCGCCGCAAGGCGCTTCTGGCCCGGCCGGGATCCGATCGGCCGCCGGTTCACGAACGCCCGCTCGCGGCCGGACCGTCCGCGGCCGTGGTTCACGGTCGTCGGCGTGGTCGGCGACGTCCGTCTCGCGATCGACGCCTCGCCGGCGAGCGAGATCTACTACCCCGAAGCCCAGAGGTCCATGGGAGTCATGACGCTCGTCGTCCGGACGAGCGGCGCGCCGGAAGCCGCCGCCGGAGAGCTCGCGGCGGCCGTCCACCGCGTCGATCCGGGGCAGCCGCTGTATCGGATCGCGTCTCTGGAGGAGATCGCCGAACGCTCGCTCGCCGGACGGCGCTTCCTCCTGACCCTCCTCGGCAGTTTCGCCGCGCTCGGGCTGCTCGTGTCCGTCGGCGGTCTGTCAGGGGTCGTCGGACGGATCGTCGCGGGACGGACGCGCGAGATCGGGATCCGGATGGCGCTCGGAGCGACCGGCGGGAACGTCGTGGCCGGCGTCCTCCGGCGGATCGCTCCTCCGGTCGCCGCCGGACTCGCGGGCGGCCTCGCGGCGGCGCTCGCCGCCCGGGGGGTGCTCCGTTCGGTCCTGTACGGCGTCGCTCCGGGCGATCCCGCGACGTTCGTCGCCGTCCCGCTCCTGCTCGCCGCCGTCGCGGCGGCCGCCGCCTGGCTCCCCGCCCGCCGCGCGGCGCGGATCGATCCGATGCGGGCGCTGAGAGAAGAGTGAAGGAGGGGTCATGACGGGTCTCCTGCAGGACATCCGATTCGCGCTCCGGGGATTCCGGAGGTCGCCCGGCTTCGCGGCGGTCGCTATCGCGACCCTCGCGATCGGGATCGGCGCCAACACCGCGGTCTTCTCGGTCGTCGACGGGGTGCTCCTACGGCCCCTCGGATTCCCCCACCCGGAGCGGCTCGTCTCGCTCGCCGAGTTCGACTCTGCGGGCCACCGTGACAACGTCGGGTGGGCGACCTACGCGGACTGGCGGCGGCAGGCGAAGAGCTTCGAGGACGTCACCGTCACCTCCTACTGGAACCCGACCCTCGTCGGCAGAGCCGATGCGCAACCGCTCGAGGGGTTGCGCGTCTCCGCCGGCTTCTTCCGGATGCTCGGGGTCCGTCCCGCCCTCGGCAGGGAATTCCTCCCCGAAGAGGA
This window of the Thermoanaerobaculia bacterium genome carries:
- a CDS encoding ABC transporter permease; translated protein: MTGLIQDLRYAGRAFRRRPGFTALAVAILALGTGANTAIFSVAKSVLVDPLPYPESSRLVWMTETRPDGSEISVSYPNYVDWRDRNRSFESLAAFTGSSATLPGDPPERLNAHVVSGNFFATLRVPARLGRTIVPSDDLPGAPPVAYLSHALWTRRFGSDPGIVGRPVSIGGAIRTVVGVAPPGLRSYDYGTADVWIPLGPWARDPDSDTLMRKSHAGLYAIGRLRKGASLATARADMDRVRRNLAETYPAENGKHGIAVRSLRDEVVGDVRPALLIVSVAASLLLLIACANVSNLLLARWAERRREIAIRVAIGADRRRVVRQLLTESLALAAAGSAAGLAAAFGLLKAIAVSRTIEIARLDEVRLDAPVLAVLAAATVATAILFGLAPALRSAKTPERLARRDAAGPERGRLTGALIAGEIGLSLVLLCATGLLARSFWRLLRVDPGFLPSRVLTARLDAPDGPGRDGREAAFYDAALREARRIPGVRAASAVNPLPLGGANRQDGIVVEGSPEPAAEDVPSTDVAIVDPAYFGTIGIPLLRGRGFLASDDADKPRVAVVSAAAARRFWPGRDPIGRRFTNARSRPDRPRPWFTVVGVVGDVRLAIDASPASEIYYPEAQRSMGVMTLVVRTSGAPEAAAGELAAAVHRVDPGQPLYRIASLEEIAERSLAGRRFLLTLLGSFAALGLLVSVGGLSGVVGRIVAGRTREIGIRMALGATGGNVVAGVLRRIAPPVAAGLAGGLAAALAARGVLRSVLYGVAPGDPATFVAVPLLLAAVAAAAAWLPARRAARIDPMRALREE